The region CACGACATATGGGGGACGATGAATAGAGCTCTTCGCTGTACATATTGGTCGCTTCGCTTGTGTCCGATAAATATGCTAGTATCCATTACGTTGAaaggggcagtgagtcgccgcAGCGCTGTGAAATGTGATCGGGGCTTTTCCGCCTCAAGTCGGGGTGATCACTTTGATGAGGCGTTCCCGGGCAATTTCCCAGGTGCGTCTCCTCTTTCAGAGGATTGCGGTATTTCATCCCATAATCAttgatggaatcatcagtttggCACTCAGTGACCCCTACCAAATAATTACGCCTTTCATCTCCATAGCGGAGCATGGTGACTTTGTCGTAGACGGTTGGGTTTATATTCCAAGGCAGTTCTGATCCCCCGATAGAGCCACATTCCGCTATGCCATTTCTCAGACAAAACAAAGGATCACTACAAGTacaattattgaataaataattatcacATATAACTGTGTATTTCTATAGCTCTGACTACTTTATCAACAGGAAATTTGTACTCCACCCGAAGTGATCTATTGGCACTGAAACATTgggagtttctttttaaatatgagTTTGAGATATAATATACAATGTATCCTCAGATTTCTATTTTGTGTTCTTTGCACGGTGACGTCATGATCCTAATTTGACCATGTTGAGTTATATTCGAAGATCAGTGACGACGCCAGAGGGGGTCTGGGCACCCCTAAATCTTGACTGGCCCCACAGAAATATCACAAGAGGAAAAAAGACAACATGAATTTCAAGTAAACAAGGCAGACCTGGAAATATTGGCCGCCCCCATTCCTTAAAAACTGGAGTCGTCACTGTTGAATAAACAATGCAACAGTGattcgaaaattttgaatattaagTAGCTTCAAGCCTAAaatcaattataaattataaaaggTCCTACaacatgattaaaaaaaaaggtacataagtttaatttttttttatcttgcgtcttcaattatattttgtagaaaataataTCTGGTTACTGAAGGGTTGAAGTACAGAAAATGGGGATTCATaggtaatataaataaaatgtttatttgaaatTCCTTATTTCCTAGAATTTTTTCTCTCATAATCTCACAATATTCCATTTAACTGACATAATTTACTGGGAAAATTTTTTGGATGGTTTTCAATTTAAAGGATTCTTACCCATTTCTAACAGTGTGGTCGATAATGTCAATTTCTCGAGAAATTTAAGTGACACATGTGCTACAAAGGCACATACATTTTGATTCCTTCTCGACTCTTTCTTCAGGGAGAGGAGTGGGTTTTATATACCCATGATAGCATTTACTCCATGATCTAGTAATACATACCTATTATTTTATACTTATTATTAGATTATTGCACTTACTACATACGGTAAAGCAGCCGGATTTTTCGAAacgatgaaaaatattcagaactATTTGAATAGACGGAACTTTTTGACCAGGAAGAGCAAAAATATATCATCCAACCACATCATCTGCGCTGCCAGCATTCGAAAATCATTTGATAATATTAATTCTTCTTCAcgcgaaaacatttttttattgaaaattcttaCTCTGTTAAAGGATCCAAGAGATCTTAAATGAACATTTGAAGAAGTTGTTGCGGAAAAACGTTTTCGTTTGACAAATAGAGTTCAAAGCAAATTAGAATTCAGGAGAAAACAGTGTCGAAATTCCAgtttattatttaaaatgttTTCTGATTTACTAAATTTGGAAAAGAATTTATGACAATTTGAAGTAAATGTAATAAAATGGTAGATACCACAGAACCAAACTGTCGAGCCGTTATAAGAAATATTGATGTAAATGAACTCAaataatatgtatatgtataatattTGGACAATATTATTGAGAAAATGAAACTCAAATTATGAAATTGATgggtttgatgaataattaatgaattaatgaaCACTTAATTTTAATTCCGTTGATATTCTTATGTTTAGGCACATTTGTagcaagtttttttttcagtacagCGTACTTGCGGTCAAGAGTCTTCGTTAAATAATACGTATTTCTCCAATATGAATTTTCCAACATCGGTTACTTCTGGGGGAAGGTGTACGATGACAATTAAAAAATGTAATTCGGATATCTGTCAGGtaaatattctaaaaattttgttttatgcCGGCATTTGGTGGTTATGTTTTTTCAGGTTCGGATAGACTTTTTATCTTCGAATTTAGCTCAACCCAACGCAATAGGAGTGTGTAACAGTGATTCTTTAATTATATCAGGTGGTGCCGGTCCTGTACCTATTTTATGTGGAGACAATACTGGTCAACATATTTACTTAGACTTCAACGGTAATAGTTCTATTGACATAATTACTTCAACACTGGATGGTCTGAACATAGGAAGAAATTGGAATTATAAAGTGACACAGATTGCTTGTTCATGCCCAACGAGAGGTAATTActgttattttcaagaatgagatattaaacattatttttgGGTCTTCACCTTTGAAGATAACCTGCAATGTACGAGTACGAGTATATTATATCAATATAATACCGAAAATGGTTCATATCGATACAAAGTAATATAATCTTTGAAGAATCGTATAGCACCTAAAGATTCATAATTATTTCCCGCCATCCACTAAACAATGGGTACCCACTGACGTGGAAAATTCTGATCAATAAACCCTTTTGTATCTGTACTCAATggtcaatgaataattttttatcgaCCAGCTATACATTCCATGTATTAAGTATTCTTTTGATCATGACACCGTTcttgaaccattatttttagtTGTATCTTCCCTATGTTTTCACTAAATTGATGTTTCTGTTCTCTCTTTACGATTTCCTTGTTCGACCTTTTTGGATCTTTTTTCACTTTCTCATCACTAGCTTTAGCAATAGAGTTTTTTAGTACGGTTTTACGTTTTAATTCAATTACTTTTTCTGTAACAccacttttttgaaataaaaatttttttctttctctattttgaattctgaaatgattcttattgattattgcaagttttgtttcattttcttatcaaattttatctttattattgaaaattggctCTTTCGTTCCTCTTTTCATCTTCTAGTTTTTCATCTTACCAATATAAGTGTTAATTTTCTGTCAGTCTATTAAAATTTCGTCTTTGTGGGATTCCTCTGAGACATCTTCATTTTTGATAAGGAGCTTCACGAAGTAAAACATATTATCTACGTTTCCTGCagtttgtgaaaaatttttgtatttcctgACTGTTGAAAAGTGGCTACTTATGCTCAATTTTCAATCTTAGCATTTACAAACAAACAGTAGAGTTTTTATTAGAACCGGAAATAACAAGACTTTTTTCATTGTGAAGTTCTTACCTAAAATTTTTCCTTGGTCTATTTATTTTGTTCTTCTTCACTACTTTGGTGTCATTCTCTCTGCTACGATTGTTACAACCagaatcaataatgaatacATCCCCTGATTCTGGATGTATGGAAGACTAATGCTGCATTtccgtttttattttatttaccttTATTGACCCTTGATATGTAGGTAGTTCTTAGAAATATGTTCAGTATTATCACATTTATAGCATTTTCTATCAAATAGACATAATTTTGTTAGAATGCCTGTTATTTTAGAATTTCGAGCCAGAAATTCGATTCGATCCATATGTAAACAGGATAATTCTTGAAGGAATAGATCTATAGGTTGGGAGATAGATGTACTACCCCTCCCTTTCTAAATGAAATGGCTATGATAAAGTTCACATTTTGGAATAAATTCCAAATGTAACATTTAGAGAAGCTGTAATATagtgaaaaaattgttattgatTCAATAAAAAGTGGAAATAAAATCTTTGTCAGTCAATTATGAGTTGAATGGATTTCTATTAGTATATCATGTACAGGAAATCATTGCttaaattatgaatatttcatgttaaaaattttgtttttccggAACGATTTCGaagatttatttttagaaacaattgaaatttccCTTTCGATGTCTTTCATCTGTTGGATGTTTGTTTCAGCTCCTACAGGCTGTTTGATGTACTATACAGCGCTTTCAGGAACCATCAAAAGCTTCAATTATGGTGCATCAAGAGCTACAAATCCAGCAACTAATCTTCTAGGCACCAGAGAGTTAGTGAATGAGAACTATGGAGTTTGTGTTTCTATGGCACCAGGCTATTGTTCGAtagaatggagttcttgtacaGATTCTTCCTTCATCGTTTCAGACAATGATGCTGCTATTAACCCTCCTAGACCATTGTTTGGGGAAGATTGTGACGCAGATTTCGTGGTCATTCCTAATCCGTATTTTCCAAATGGAACAGCAGCTCCATCTGATAGGATTTGTGGTAATAGATTTCCAACAGTGATCAGTAAGTAGCACTTTCATACTGGTATTATTGGTGGAGAAAATATATCTAATTGGGCTCTTGAGTGAACGTGCCATATAGAACAGACTTCAAAATTAAAGAGAGAAAGGTTGATGTGAGCAACAGAGACTTCTTGCTTTTAGACACATAATCATGTAGGAggagatgaaaaaatcaaattttaatgtcAACAAAAATGACACCACTCGAATTTACTGTTTATAGGTATCTCCCAAATGCGAACAAATGATGAGAATTCTGATTAGATAGTATATTTTTGTCGTGCCATGAGTCAGCTGATGTGAGATCATGCGACAACCTTTAACGTCGTAATCGATTCCTCTCAATCTATACGCGCTATCTAACAGGTGtttcttttcgaggtatataactttaagttggcatttctgttcaagatggcgaccgatttaacagctgtcaaatgatttattctcagttttgtttggcaattcatcatgaatagactcacgcctgaagaacgcttgcaaatagtgcaattttatttcgaaaataatggttctgtgcggaatacgtatcgggcactacgtctattttattttgtttagcgatgaagggcacttctggttgaatgactacgtctacaaacaaaactgccgcatttggagtgaagctaatcctcaagcgtATGTCGAACAacctttacatccagaaaaactgactgtttggtgcgctttatgggctggtggaatcattggtccgtacttcttcaaaaacgatgatggccagaacgttacagtcaatggtgatcggtatagagccatgattactaactttttcattcctgaattgaacaaccatgatgtccaggagctgtggttccaacaagacggcgcaacatgtcacacagctcgtgccacaatcgatttattgaaagacacgtttggtgaccgcctaatttcacgttttggacctgtgatttggcctccaagatcttgtgatttaacaacgctagactactttctgtggggctatgtaaagtcattagtctatgaggataagccagaaacccttgaccatttggaagacaacattcgccgtgttattgggatgttggaaaaagtcatcgaaaattggacgtccagattggactccatccgagccagccgtggcggtcatatgccagaaatcatatttgaattgtaatgccacaaaatataaataaaattcctgtcaatcgaataatccatcgttgttttattgcaatttaaagttctatagctctaaaaaaaaaacacccttcatatatTTTTAGATCATTGCTAATGATTCAGTCAAAAATTTCATAGGATAGCTTATTACAAAACAATATGTATTTAACACCACAGAAACAACATGGTCTGAAGGCATTTAAAAACGATCGAGAATATTCCTAGTTTTTTGTCAAGGAATTTGAACATTGAGAAAAATCATCCATAGATAAATGAAATGTATACTGATGCTTGATGGTGCACGTTGTCGGTTggcgaatttattttttttaattattgggTCGAATTAGTCGTAAAAACTGTGATATTAGCAACAAGTGTAGCCAAGTGGGATCAGGGGGTTCGACAGTCTCAATAATCAAACGACACGAGAAAAGCAGcaaaacatataataaataaaatatcattaaatTAATCAATCATCATATGGTCCAAGACGATATAACCGATTCTTAAAAACATTGACAATGGGTGAGTTCACTACTTTATTTGGCAACGCATTCCAACCTTGGAAAACTCGGTTGGTAGGAAAATGCAGTCTTGGTTTTGTCCGAAAATTTTCCTCGCGGATCTTTAATTTATGTCCTATTAGGTTGTTATGATTGGGTTTATATAGTTCGGATAAGACCAAGACCGCTGATCAAAACTCTGTATGTGAAAATTAGATTACCTCTATTCCTGCGGTTGGTAAATCTCggtaaattcaaatttcattaagTGCTCATTAGGTAGGTATTATACGTCCATATGGTATACGGGTGGCGCATTGCTGGACTGACTCCAACAACTCAACACCACCCTTGAGATTAGGAAACCAGATCGGAACAGCAAACTCAAAAATAGGACGGACATAGATCTTGTATATGTTGCTGCATACTCTGGGGTCGCAATAGCGAAACGAGATATATTGTCTTTCGAGCCTTAGCACAAAGATGTGTTCAGGTTTTTTTGTTAGTCCGCTGCATATGTTTGATTGGTACGCTACATATTGAGTACTTTTCATAAATATCGCGTTTTATATTTGCAAAATTCTCCTCACTATTTTTCCCTATTCCTAATTTTCCGCTTGTTCTGTGACCCCTCTCATTTGTTTAGAGTCACTCGTAaaagagtaaaaataaaaataaataaaatgtcaGGTAATTATCCGGTGTGTTTGAAGCTGGTCACTGATGTTATGGTTGTCGAAAATGCGTACACACCCTATCCGCAAATATTTCGAGTAAGGAAGTTGATCTCATCAAGGAATTGAATTGTCCAGACTGTGACAAGCGTAAACGTTTATTTTGCAGTGGTTCCCAAACTTCTTCcataacgcatgaatattttttgCGTTTTATGAATAAGATTACATCTATAGCGGACGACACGAATCCATTCAAAAAGGATCAATCtgttttttctgaagtttccaAATTGAAGAAACTCTTGAGAAATCCATTCAAGAACCCTTGATGCCCATCGAATAGCAATGTTTCATTGCGAAAGTAAAATAATGATTCTCGAGAGTTCACATTGGCTCTGGTCTTGAGCGTTGATTAATGATGTTTGCGAAATTAGGTGTGGTATTGATGATAATGTTCTACGTCTTCAGTTTTTTCCAGCTCTCTTGATATCCATTCTGAATCGACCGAGATCCTCGATCGCTTTAAGTCCTCTTTTAACGTTATTTTAAAAAATGTACCAGAACCTGAAAGTCAAGATGAAAATATAGACGTTGCTATTGATGTGCTGGGAATCAATGCTTATGCTCAAAATGTTGCGGTTAAGGCTACTCTGCTTGGAAACACTCGTTCAAATCAACCACGTATGCTGAAAGTGGCGTTCATTACATCTGATATCGTCACCAccttgtttaaaaaaaataatctgtTTAGTATTCCTAAATATAAGAACATTGTTTTAGTTGATGATACCCAAGCAGATCACTGAACTAAAGGTGCTTCGTGATCGATTGAAGACTAGGGAATCTGTTGAGGAAAAAGATCTTACCTATTGTCAGAGGAGATGTCATGTCAGTTAAAAAAAACCGATTGGTCACCTCTCGATGTGAATGGTCATATACTCAAATGCTCAGTCATGTCCTAAACACCGTGAACTACTTACCGTTTTCACATCTTCATTATCcttaattcatttcaatttctgaAACTTGGCTATGTCCCAACCATTTTTAAGAACCAACGAGAGAGGAGAGACCTGATTGTTTGATTATAGAGCCCTACATagtgaatttggcatggatttGTCTTCCTTGTTCCCACTCAATAACAACAATCTGAGCCATTGCTACTAGTTGCAGAAGGAAAAGGTTAAGACCACCCCTCGTAGGATCTTCCTATCTAATCGAGTGTTCGACGCCTGGAACCGTTGTTTCTGTAAACGTTTTCAAGGATATGTACGACAACTCCATTCGGCGAACAGAATTGGGATATATTTGTGATGGTTTCTGACATTCACCTCTGTCTGTTTTTATCTCCCTCTTGCTGTAAAGTGTACTATCAGCTGATTATTAAATGTCTTCTGTATACTTGGAGCTACCTGTAGGCCTAGCCTCAGCTCCTATTCGTAGTTAATAATAATaggcaataataataaatctgcTGTTGATAACCATGTTTTAACAACTGAACATGCTATTTCTGAACAgctattgaattttttgaaattttctaaacTATGAATGGAAGATTAGGATTTcgaatgtataaaaaaaaataatttgccTATTTACAGAAGTAAATgagcaaattatttttttttctataaattgTAGGTACAAGGTGCTCAGATAAACACCTTGTAATCTTTAATCTATTATTCAGCTAGAACAACGGAATCAAGGGATTTAACTCAACCAAGAAAACGTTTTGACAAATTTGTTAATATTTTCTTATGGATACCCTTCTGTTCCCTCAACCAAATGAGAAAAaagtattaatattttttccagGAATTGAGATACCTTACTATGATTAACTGattgaaaatgattgaaataattttctaattAGTATAATGTTTCAGGTTATTCGAAACCTTTCGTTCTCACTGTTGTAACCAATGGAAATGAAACAAGCATTCTAGGCCCAGATGTTGGAAATATAGGTTTTTGTTTGAACTACAGGCAAAGACTCTGCACAGCTGATACTGCAAGCGTAATAGGATGATTTTTCTCATTATACTAGTAATCTAATGTGTCGTCCTACTTTTTTTTGACAATTAAATCGGAATGAGGCTTTACTACCGTTAATGTTATACCATTAAAGGAGCATTTCGTTCCTTTGTTAAATTTGGAACTcgataattgaaagaataaataAACCAATTCTGAGCGTTCTTTTTGAAACCTTCTTATTTCTCATGAGAAAACCTTCAACGAAGCATACCTACATCAGTTAGATATGTATCGAattgtaaaaattattattctgtCTATTGTTTGTGTTTACTGCCATAGTTTAGATATCGTAGATAGCAATAGGACATCTAAGTGTAAGTagcaatatttcaaattcaaaactcAACTGATTATAACAGCAATCACTTCAATCTCAAGAGATGAAAGTAGTTTGAAACAGAAAGAAATATCctttgattttttatgcattCTATAGTTTTTCGGGACATGGAAGCgagtttgtttattttttatatattgaaaGATGTATCATGTCTCATCATACTCATCATATCATACTCATGGTTAATCAGATTGATTAACCAGACTATATAAAATTCTAGcggaatatattcattttttttatatcccgATTCTCCTAGGCCTCTAAGAAGTTAAAGTTCAATTTGCATATGTAAAATAACGACTCGAATAGCCAGTGGTTATAAAAATGCAAACAATACAGTAGTAAAAGCCATTGGGACTAAATTGTgtggaaaaaattgattatctGTACATCGAATGAATTAGGGGGTGGGGTTTTTTTGGTTGTAGGTTGTCAGttgtatgaaaaaattaaattctataaTTCGGAGATTGTActaagataaaaaaataaaaaattttgaatatccaGATTTCTTTAAGATGTTCCTAGGATATCTGATACATTCTCAATAtggaattcaaaattataattaatatttaacAGCGCGGGCATAGTCAATCTCACGATTTctcattcttgaaattttcggatttttttttcaacactaggctccattagagctatATTCTCAAATTGATCGGAAATACTGCTTcaaattttgagatatttcgatatTTCATGACTTGAAGAGTCTTTGGAAAAGCcaaataacttcgaaatgaataCCTTTTTCgcataaaattttgaaagtgaatactagaagTAGGAATCTACTAACTTAAAGGTTATACTTTTCGTTTTCGATAATAATTGGGAATTTTACTAGGCGTTCAGaatgagacaattcattgatgactttttcaaacgttaatattggGCAATCTCCAAATATCACACCCTGcatttcattttctcatttaGTAGAGAATTCTTTCATGATAATTAAATTTGGTccctaataaaaaataatatacatggTATGCCATCAATGAATAGTCTGATTTTCAACACCCAgtagttctcaatgattatcaaaaagttttCAGTACTAACATCTCTCTCATTCAAATATCTTAGTTCAAAGCTATTACGTTTTTCGAAAAacccttcaatttatgaaaaataggTAGGTGTAGGGGCTTCGAACAAAACTTCAAACAAACGAAGATTTCGAACAATGTTGGGTTCATCTATTTcataaaatctgaaatttcaataaaaaaagaggtttcTTAAGAAAAAACATGgagatttacaattttttgatacACCTTGTGTATTTCTGAACAATTTGAGAGTGTAGCTCCAATGATGCCTAATACGGTActgtatcgaaaaaaataaacgaaaatttcagtttcaatttcatttttgagagCTGGGATTGTGGAAGCCCTTTCCCAATCTTCTTTACTACTATGCATAGAATTGAAGGTTTCCATGATAGTTCTCTTTATCATCTCGTCACTGGGAAGGCCCGCTGATGGTATATAATTGGTCATAGAGGACCAGGCTCTCTGATTTCTTATAACCATATTTACGGTTCTCTGATTTGATAATTTTATAATGGCCTCATAGACTAATCTATCTATCACAAAATGAATCTATTTATCACAAAATGAATCTATCTATCCCAAATTGAAGTCCCCACGGCCATAG is a window of Harmonia axyridis chromosome 2, icHarAxyr1.1, whole genome shotgun sequence DNA encoding:
- the LOC123673721 gene encoding uncharacterized protein LOC123673721, with product MNTVDEYSSCTMIIENTIRHILILIFLFGSKNNGQNTEGRKSKWFGIGIVRIANNICTGLNGLDGTCYTRFQCQKADGFSSGRCAQNVGYCCIIQRTCGQESSLNNTYFSNMNFPTSVTSGGRCTMTIKKCNSDICQVRIDFLSSNLAQPNAIGVCNSDSLIISGGAGPVPILCGDNTGQHIYLDFNGNSSIDIITSTLDGLNIGRNWNYKVTQIACSCPTRAPTGCLMYYTALSGTIKSFNYGASRATNPATNLLGTRELVNENYGVCVSMAPGYCSIEWSSCTDSSFIVSDNDAAINPPRPLFGEDCDADFVVIPNPYFPNGTAAPSDRICGNRFPTVISYSKPFVLTVVTNGNETSILGPDVGNIGFCLNYRQRLCTADTASVIG